The window CCACATATCTGAGGCATGTTACACGCTTTGCTGCGTTTGAACCAGACAGATTGTTCACACCTTATAAAAACATCTACACAGGACCGGCCCACAGCGGTTTGTACCAGCACTGTATAATATCTAACGGTGTCATGCTATGGATTACCAGATACCAGAGGCTAGTAGATCAACTAGATCAAAGCAGATAGGATTTCATCTGAATGCATAGGAATTCAAACCTTCATGCTTAGTGTTTTTTAGGGGTTTCAGAGTTTAACAGTGCAGTCTTTACAAAAATGTCTTCAGTTTTTGTTTCTACAGTGAAAAGCATACTTTTCAAAGTATGCTTTGGAAAGCAAGAGAGTGATGTCTGTCTGTCggtctaatataaatatataaaatgtgtgtgtgtgtgtgtacataacacacacacacacacacacacacacacacacacaaacacacacacacatctgatctTCAAGTGCAAAACTGCAGTCTTTCAAGTCATTTCTCAGCattttatcagaaatgtcttgcTGCCTCCATCTAGTGGTTGAGCATAAAAAGACATCAAGTGAAGAGAAAATGGCTGACACCAGAAAGTTGACGTCagacgaaaagaaaaaaacaatccaCAGCAGATGTCTGAGCCAGTAAagagttttatttgtttatattaaatcaaaGGAAAGCACTATAACATACTTCACAAACCAAAGCCTTGTGGTGTAGTACAGAGGTTTTCAATCTGGGTTCTGGAAACACAAAGCAGTGCATATTCTGTAAATCTCTCACAGATCTCTTCTAATAATTGTAATCAGAGGTGTTAAACAAGAAAGATCTGAAGAATATACGCGCCGCTGTGGGTAACTAGGTTTAGGATTAAAAACCTCTGGTTTAGTAAATCTGTAAtatcagaaaaagaaagattttaatatggcatattacaaaaaaaaaaaaaaaaaggaagtaacACTAGTggacaagaaaatattttaaataatataactgtacattttcttaaaaggtgacaaaaaaaagacaacaaaaacataataagaaaaatgaaTTCCTTCTATAAACAGAAGAAACATAACTACAATCTTATTATGAAGACTACATAAAAAAAGCCAATAAACACCTTTTTTGCCATTAGAGCACAGGGCctggaaatggaaaaaaataaaaaaataaaatgaaaagtatcACAGTACACTCAAGAGGGACAGCGAGTGGTCAAGAGCAAGAATAAGGcaggaaaagattaaaaacacctcccagagagagaatgagtgaTGAAAACAAACCATCAGACCGTTTCATCTTAAGATGTGATGCCACTGTTAATATTCACGAAAAAGCTCATTGTTAACCGAGAAGATGACAGAAtgagaaacaataaaaagatgCTAGTTACATAAAAAGACGCACACTTTTTCAGCAGAAACAGAATGCAGCCAAACATGCTCGACAGTGCAACACTTCCGTCTGCTTCACTCATAAACAGGTTCTTTTAGAACTAAAGAACGCCGGTACAAAACTAAGAGACTGCAGCTGCAGGGGCAAAAGCCTTTTGTGCATGGGGGGAGCAGATTTATCAAAACTTCAATACAGAAGTTTAAAAAGGTGCGGTCACGATTACGTTGTTTGGCTAATTTTCTTAGGCTAAATTAAgtcatttcaaaagaaatgtgaGCATTCGGGAATTTTCGGCAAAAGTAGATTTCGCAGTTGGTCACGCAGATTCCCCGCACTGCCCAACAGAAAAatgcttggtttgaaagtgactttCGTGCTTCATAGAGGGATATAGACCCTTTTACCCATGAAATGTTGCTAATGTCACCACACCTTACATCTCTGCTTGTGTCAATCATCCTCTCTTCTCGCCTACTTGGACCACAATgaacaatgcaaaacaaatagaattagaattttaGTAAAAGCGACTTGATTGATttgactcaaaaaaaaagaaagaagaagaatggTTTTGAACTCAAAACTCTAAAATGACCTGGATGAATGCATGAATacatggcaaaaacaaaacaaaacaaaatattgtgGACATGGCACACATATaacattgttattgttttctattACCAACCTCCAGAAGTGGAATAGAAAGCTACACAGATAACAACACAGAGAGAAGAGTGTGTTTTGGGTCTCTGGATCTCGGTTATAACAGTTTCTCTGGGAATCTGGCAACATTTTGCCCGGATCTGGCAGTCAAGAGGCAAGAGATGGACATAAAACCACTCACGATAtggtgggggaaaaaatacattCCTGAGCTATATTTAGATATCTTTCTTCATCTCAAAATATTTGGTCATTTGAATctagaaattcacaaaatatactGCATTCATTTCAAAGTCCTCACATGCGTGACATGCGGAAaagtccacaaaaaaaaaaaaaaaaaaaaagagccaacATCTTCGcatcattgcaaaaaaaacaaaaaacaaaactactgCTTAAAACCAAAAGATCGATTTTGTTCAGATCAGTGCAAACTTCAACATGAGCAATAACAATGATACGCGTTCCACGTCCACAAATCACACCTCTTAATGACATTATAAAAatcccaaagtttttttttttttgtccccgTAAAAACCCCTCAAAAAGATCAGAGCTGCAGAGAGAGGGCCCATGCTGAACAACGGTGGGAAATACCATCACAACAAACGTTCACAAAAGAAGACGTCCACAACAAAAGTTCGAAGGGAGAGAACATGAACAGATTAAACAAGTACAAATACAACTGACATATCAGAAGCCGCATTACAAGTCTGTATAAAATCTGAAATACGCACAAAgatatagtaaatatacaagTAAAATAGTTCCTTTTTATGGTCTAGATTGTTCCAGCCATCTGAGACAGTCCTGTGCTAAAGATCTGCATAGCCAAAGCTTCTATTCGCTAACTATGGACTGGATCAATATCAGCAAAATACAAAggtttttcttttagatttatACCAAAGATCATAAAAATTTCAGCGCCTACTCACAATTCGTAGTTCTTAAACTTTATCTTTGTAAACAGTTTGCCctttttctgtttcaaaaatacattctaGTCAGACAGAAAATTGtgaggcatatatatatatatatatatatatatatatatatatatatatatatatatatatatatatatatatatatatatatatatatatatatatatatatatgtgtgtgtggcaaagctctcttttatcttttttccttttatacaaaaaatatgcaaaataacgCTCTGTACACATCATATACACTCCTCTTTCGATAGTACGTGACTGCGCAGGAGGAGAGGCGTGATTCATTGAATTCTGTCACTTGAGTAAGGGAGACTGGCCACATTCTGAAGGACGGACTGAGCGTGTACGAGCGGCTTTGGCTCACCCACGTGCCAGCAAAGTGATCGCTGATTGGTCAGAAAACCACAGCGTTATCATGCGGTTAGCTTAGGGCATGCTTCAAGCTTCAGGCAGTGACACCAGAGACTGCTGGTTAATTTAGTCTGCTACGAACCAGACGGTTCAGGATACCGAACATGTTCTGTTTctgtactgaaaaaaaagagttctGGTGGCGTGGCGAGGGGGGAAAGCTCAACCCATCCTGCTGGTGTCTCGTATCACAGCATTTGGTGCATCAATATGGGCTGGTATTAGGCCGGCTGTCGACTCCTTCTGTTCCGTAACACATCATATTATCATCGTCTTCTCACCGTCTCCGCATTCAGGACCGCCCCTATCCTTTGGGCTGCCATCGAAATGTCACCGAAAGCCGCTGTGACCTTCTAATAACATCCAAAAGCAAGGTGTAAAACAAGCACATTCTTTTGGTTGCATGGCTTCGAAATAGACCAGCAATGCAACAGCCTGATCCAGTCATCGGTTTGGCATTGCTATGGCTTCTGTGTTCTGATTGTCACTCGGCACAAGGAGTAGATGCACGACAggttcatgtttgtttgtttcattgtcTTTACAAATCAAAGCGCGCGTGAAGCGCCCTGATTGGCTTCGCACATCTGTTAAGCGACGAACGGAGGTGTCTTGGGAGGCAGATGGAGCATGCTGAGCAATGGCGGCCGGCGAGAGACGGCGTCTGGGTGACTCATGCAAGCGTGCTGATTCACTTTACATCAACGTGTAGTGTTTATGCGCGAGCTTTGCGTTTGGGAAAATGTAAAGATCTTTTTTATGCTTATAGAAGTCTGAGTGCTATAGGTTCTGTGCTTTAGTCGTCATGTTCACGGACttgtatgtatacatgcatgatGTGGCTCTTTAAAGTCTGTCGCTGCGAAAGCTGTCCTCTACCGAGGGGTCAGGGAGGACCATATCGGGGTCACTGAGCATGCTCAGTCCATCCAGACTGAGAGGCTCAATACGTAGTTCATCCTCCAGGGGAAAAACTCCTTCCGAGTCCAAACACTCTGGGACTGCAGACAACACACTGCTGATGTCCTTAGACAGGCTCGGGTTGGAGTCGTCTGAGAGACAGAACAAAAAACGCTACATAAGCAATGGAACGGAAAACAGTACGGAGGTCTTAACATACTGTTGGACTCCTCTTGTGTTGGGAAactcaaaacaaatgaattggGATGCCAAAATGTTCATGGTTAAAATTATCATGCGACACAAGAGTAAAAGgcagctgaaatttcagcttcgCCTTCACAGGAATTTAAtacatggaaaaataaattacaaaaacacaacagaaaaaaaactgttcatttccattttaaaatatgttaaaaatattagtgtttttactgtttttttttttttttttaatcaaatacatgctgccctaattattattttttttttaaatgttgaaagaaATTATCATGACCCCAAgctttagaaaataaaaaaaaaatgtatataaactaCACTGGTAGTGACCTGTAAAGAggattttagtaaaataaatattcaaacttAAATTTCTTTCATATAAAGTCTTTTTCTCATGTCTTTTTTGATAACTGGTTTGTTTGAGATTTGCCAGGTCTTCTTGTAATCAATTATGCACCTACGAGAAGAATGTTGtttcacattattaataaagacaACAGTTTTCACGCAATACGGGGAGGAAGAAATAcctttctgaaaatgaaaagcctGAGCTTTGTGAACTATGGGTATGCTCAACTGCCAGCCAGCACAGAGAAACACCAGCAGCTTCAAACACCTGTCTGATTGCCTAACAGTGTGGAGGTTTTTtgccaaataataaaatgaatttgctTGAATAAAATGCGTCTTTATAAGACTTTATTTGATCAAGCTCTGCTGCGCTCTAAATTGCTCAAAAATCTTTTGATCTTGAAATAATCTCGGTTCAGCTTTTGCAAGATAATAGTTGTTTTCACGCCTTTTGCAAGAAGTTGCACTAAACCATACTTTTCATCAAGAAGATGAACATACACGTACATATACTGCTTGAGGACTATGACTTTTTAATAATGCGGAAAAAACTTTTTAAGTAGGTTCACCAATTACCTAAAAAAACTACTCCTCAAACCTGTCTGAGACTGGTATCAGTTATCTAAAGAGATAGAgatataagaaataaaacactttctatTAATGTTTGCATAATAGTTTGGAACACACTGTATAGTCAGCTGTCGGACGACTAAAAATCATCAGACATTTTCTTGTTATTGTCATTTCCATTTTCAGCCCATGAATGAAACTCATTTTAAGAATCTGATTTAGTGTTTTGAAAGCTGATCATGAGGGTAAATTCAATTCTCATGATGACTCACAATGACTTGCTGTCTGATCTTCCGCACCTGTAAGGATGATGTTGGGCACTCCTCCTCCACAATTAGAGTAGAGCATGTTGGGCCTCATCTGAAGATGGTCTTGCAGGTTGCCATGGCTACCACCCAAGCCCATGAGGGCGGTCTGGGAGCAGTAGAGGTTGGAGGAAGGGTCAAACCCTCCAGCCATAGAGCTCATGACATTCTCCAACATATTATACTGATCCTgctgtttaaacacacacaagataTTCATTGCAAAACATGATCGGCTTGGGAATCCTAAAGTGTACCTAAAGATCTTCTAGATTTACCTGATAGGACGAACACTTGGACTGACGTCCAGAAAACTGCTGCTCCATAAAGGGATCGTTGAAAAATGCTCCCATGCTGTTGTGCTGCGAGCAAAAACAAGATTTAGTGTTTTTCTGTTCAGCCAAGAATAAACAGCATCTGTAACAGTGTCTTTCCCTTCAGATCCCTGCTTGAATCTACTAACGTCCCGGAGGGAACTCACAGTGCTGGAATTAAAGTCGAGCTGGACATTCTGCAGCGGGGACACAGGCTGGTgatgctgttgctgctgctggcCACCGGTGGCTCGTTGCTGCACCCCTGGATGCTGGGAGCTCTGCTGCATAGACGGATGGGACTGAGGAggaggctgctgctgctgcaggggctgctgggtcTGCTGGTAAAGGGGATAGGGAGGGGGCGGCTCCATCGGCAAGCTGCTGGTGTCCAACGCAACCCCCTGAAGAGAACGGTAGAGTCATAAAAATCATTTGACTGGGAGCTTGGCTACTGTACGCCCTGTTCCTGGCAAAAATGAACAACAAACCAGCTGCCACATTTCTAAGAACAGggcacaaaatatataaaagtacacaaatacataaacatgagCGATGGAGTTGAGTTTTACAGATGCCACTACCATCTGGTTCAGTATTGTGTTTCATACAAAAGagatgatttttgaaaatgctacACAGGGTATATTGacttttttaaactgcatttattttcattttagcagCATGACAGACATGGTAATTATGAACAAccattgtatggaaaagagctcCTTCAAAATTAATAACTGAGGCTGGATATAAAATTCCCATTTCAATTAGattgcattttgatttcaaTCTTGCTTCCACTGTTCTTGCTGTAAATTGCCTCCGATTTGgtatgttacaaaaaaaaacattttttacttaaCTACAGTGTCTAGACGTCAATTGCTCATACACCACCtttcaaatgtttaagaatAAGAAAAATCTGCATATAAGAATGATTGGAGTAATGGcggctgaaaattcaacttagTCATTACAcatataaactgcattttaaatacataagataacctattttttattgttacagtttcataatattgttctttttaaaggaaagaacataaagtgaataaaaaatttCATTTCAACTACTACTTGAATGTTTGAACTATTTGGCAGTTTCATTTGTAGCAGAGAAATCAGCTTTGAAATCAAATGGTTGTGCCTCAAAGTCCAGACCAATTTGAAGTGTTACACGGTGCAACCATTTGAGCTCAACACAGAAATCTGTTACAAAGAATTGCAGCATCAAAAATGATCAGCGGGGTGCAATTCGAAGACCCTTACCTATTCTCTCacgctaatatatatatatatatataaaattggtCTGTGCTGTGTGGTTTAATGACTAATGATGTATCAACAAACATTTGATTGTGTGCCTTCAAGCATTCACAGCGAAAAACGGTAGtgtataattacatttcttttcttttcttttcttttcttttcttttttttttatttgcaatccAGAAAAGTCTAACAATGTCAGATGCACACTTGAGAGCTGCAAGCAGTTAATGTTGTGGATGAGGAAGACACCACCGGAGAACATGAAACGCTGGGAGAGGAGATTTAATGAGCACTTTCTCACCTGTGTGATCGGGGACAGAGAGGGCGACATTGTCGGGGAGAGCTGCTTGCTCAGGCTTCGCCTCTGATCACCCCCTGGAGAGAGTGTGAGGGGACTAATGGGGGCCGGCCGTCTCCTGGGTGAACTTGCCATGCCCGTCGGAGGAGGGTTGGACAGCGAGGACAGACGCAGAGACGTGTGGATTGATGGATTGCTGAGAGACGAGTGCAGCTGAGAGTTGGTGAGCGATGCCTGGATGGAAGGGTTGCTTAGAGAGGATGACAGCCCTAAGAGGACAACAAACATGACATAATCAGCTCCAGGGGTCAAAAGTACTTCTTAAACCGCCTTAATGAAACTGAGATAAACCAATAATGGCTTTATGAGTCACTGCGTGCAGGCCGGCTCCTGTCCTGATGTCCACTCCTCAGAAAAGACACTGAGCAATTGTCTGCAGGTTACTGGACcagcgagagcgagagagaaaagagCCGTTTATGAGCAGCCAATTCAGGGGTTAAAGGTCAGCTGTGTCTCTGGGGACCGGCCAATCAGCTAGCAGCACAGCTGAAACAGGCAGAAGAAACATCCCAGCGCACCCTGTTCCCAGACATGAGAGCGAATGGAAAGAATAAAGCTCAAGAGAATGGAAGTCAAAGAGAGCGATCAGATGGCGGATGGATTTAAAAAGGGGGGTTGGGGGTGGAGGAGGAGAGCTGTGGTCTTCTGCATGGATGTGGCCCTTTAGAAAACACATGGCATTCATTCCCCAGAAAGCGCCTACAGTGTAAGCCTACAGTGTGCCGTTAAACAAAGACCGGAGTGTTCAGCCAGGCTCTTCTGAAGCCAGGAGATGCTTTAACAGCAAACGAGCCTCCTTGAATAACGATTCGGTCACAAACAAAAGCTCTTTTTAGTCTTAGACTGTGCGTGAATGAGATTACGCATGTGTGAAAACCAGTACAAGTATTAATGTGTCTGTTTATGCCACATATAGTAAACCCACTAACCTTGTGAGTTTCCGATGCCCAGATGCATCATGGCTGCGGGGAGGTTGCCGGTGCTGCTGCCTCCGCTAAGGTTGGGATATCCAGCCTCGTCGGGGTCCAGCGGAGTGGGCAGCGGAGAGGGGAAGTGCAGGTTACTGAGGTCAGGAAGAGACCCGCCAGTGTTTAACGTGCCTTGGTAGTGAGACAAACCTATGTTCTGCTCTGGAGATGGAAATATActgcagagaaacagagagggaCGATGTTAAACTCACAGCTAATATCTAATAAGCAACCAGTAAACATGTACAGTCAGACTCACTTGATTCCAGGCACTTCACAGGACTTTGGCCGGGAGGACAGAGACTGCACCTGCAACCAGGCAACATGTGCGTTACACATCCACACTCTCAGAGACATTTACCAGCCTGCTATCTACAGACAAACAATTAGTACTGTATCTAGTAAAACAAAACGGCATCACACTCAaatcaataacttttttttttctttaatcaacAGCACGAAGATTCTTTCTTCATGAAATCAAACCTGATTcctattttaacataaaatgcagTATCCACACGCAACGGTTTTctttaaagagaaagaaaaaaaagtactctgttaaaacattaacatgccGCTGTCCTTACAATCACATCTCTTCTCTGATGACGTGCAAGGACTGAGTAATAGCACATCCAAGCTTCAACCACTCACACATGATGACTGCAGTAAATACCAAACGACGATGATCCAATTCCTGATGGGCAATGAAATTCTAACCTACATATTTAACTTAGAGATCGTACTTGAATATATGCTATAATATGAAAGCAAAACAAGAGCAAAATCTTTTACAAGctgcttttaatataattgcTTCCTCAACTAGATCGAAGTCAGGCAATGATGGCAGGCATAATACTGTATATTGGCTTATGGGACGAATTTAGACTAATAAATACTAGCAAAACATCATGAGCGAGATTACTGGgtaaaacatgaacaaaatgcataatCGAAAGATTTTAACGCAATTTCAGTACACAAAGTCAAATCAAAAACTAACGTGCTACTGGAAACTGGTCTTTATTTTGCTAGTAATAATGGCCAATATTACGCTGCTTTTAAACAGGTCATTGGTCACAACCCGAATTGTGTTACAGATGCTGCGAAAGACTTgaaattttgcatttaacattCCCACATGTACTCACCTTTTTGGCCTCCCATAATTGTTTGGGCAGTGGCTTATTTACTCCAAGCAGATTCTCCTCATTAGGAACAGCAGGAAATGAGAACACtggcaaaggaaaaaaaaattaaataattcaaatcatCCCTGTTAGCATCCTGTCTATTTACATGCACATCTAAGTCACTAAATTCATATTGTCAACAAACAACTTTAACCAAATTaccaaataaacataaaaaagagagatgcaCAAGTCTTGAATGCGTGTAAACTACTGTATACAAGAGACATGTAATCTGAGTCAGACCGCCAGCAGGGGACACCAACTGTTCCACAACACCACCACCATCCATCAGCCCGCTACAGCAAACCACAGCAGAGCACTGTGAGGGCTGATCATGGCATTGAACGGGTGAATCTTTTTTTGGTGAGCTGAACACATGACAGAGAGTTAACAAACATGACACCGCACTTACCATCTCCGGCACTGTCCACCTCTGCTTCATTCATGCTGGCTGtatgagagaaacagaaagaccTATTAGATCAAAGAGCGGTTCATCGTTTCGCATTTACACTTAATTTTTCCACCCATCCATATGCGGTTTGCTCTTCAAGCCTAAGACAGTGGAGAGTGacagaaaacatttgaaagaatggggtttaaagaaaaaaaaaacaacacactgaGAGCATGTACACTTGGACACTGACCCATGTCACACGTCTTTCAGCATATTAGCATTAAAATAGCTAAGTGAACCGCTGCTGATGTAATAGGCAGTGCATTAACACATCAGATGTGACATGGCatgattaacattttaattgcaagCTTTTACTTCAAACCGATCCTGAAATTGTGCGTCTAATATCCACTTTATGAATGAATTAGTCTAAAGTACCGTAATTATTTCTTGATCCACAAAACCTAGTCCAAGTTGTAACCagagtgaaaataaaaaccatCATACTCATGTTTTGTGAATGAACTTTATTGTAGTAATATATTGTGCGCAATTTGTCACGCACACTGCAGTTTCGTCAGTAGAGCGCGCACGCATGCGCTGAGAGCTCTGAGGAAAGCTAACCCTGAAACATAACCTACTCCGGAGCAGGTTATCTTCAGAGAGTTGCTATGGCTACTAGCATACCCTGAAAGTTGAGGTTTTATCCGTTTACTTACTCTTAAACATACGCATTTCACgtaacctgctttctggaacaCCACTGATATCACTGATACAATTTTAACGGGAAATTGTGAAAACGTAAATTAAAACGAACGCCTCCCTCCTCTTTTTCTCCCAGTGGTTATTTTGCTTCTCTATTGTATATTTGGATTATGCCATAAAAATATCACTTATGAATATACTGTAGCTCACTGGCTTCTCTgatgatttaaaacaacataGCAAGCATCACTACAATATTCTGAATGCAACCTTCACGCAAACCAGATGAAACTGTTCACATGTCtaatatacacttttaaaatgattcaaaccTTCAGCATTAATGGTAATTCATTATTTCACACAAAACCTCTTCTGATGCCTGGAGTGAAAAAAAACCTCAGCAAAGTTGAAAATTTGCTCATCAAgcataaattaaagctaaattctacattttcagCACCTGTTACTCTAGTCATCACCGTCACATGATCcctcaaaaatcattctaatgtactTATTTACTGCCCAAGAAAGATTTCTCACGAATATCAATGCTtcaaacagttgtgctgcttaatatttttgtggatttttataaaataaatacaatttttaatagattttattaatttttttagaaaagcattttatcaaaaataaaaacattgattattttaaaaagaaaacatacaaaaatgcaaaCTTTTGGACCGTTGAGTTCAGTTCAGTCTTCTCACAAACATTTGATTCATTGAAATGAGTCATTCAGAGTGCACACTCACACTCCACCCACTGAAGACTGGGGGCACTCCACAGGGGGGAACTGAAAATGGCTTCTTAGTGTccactgtctctttaagaaacACCCCatgaggaggaggaaagaaaaaaaaaaaaaaaaaagtatatcgGGAGAAATCTGTGACCACAAGCACAGAATGAATCAATGGGGAGGCATTGTTTTGTGTGCACCACAGAAATCCTGTGGAAAACAAACCTCCTTTCTGCTTCCTCTGCTGATGCTGGTCCAGAACCGATACAGAGTGGGCTAGGAGCCATATCAACCAGCTCCACCGCTTCAGCAAAGCTGCCGGTCTCAGACACCCAACAGCGACGCACAATGAATCAAACAAAAAGTACGGCGACACCTCATTTCCCCCTCGCTGAGAGTCTCATTCAACCACATAACTGACGGAAAAAAGACAACTAGAACAGAAAACCACTGGCCTGAGCTCAGAgctttgtcatattttatcTTGAAGTGTgaacatacttaaaaaaaaaaaaaaaaaaaaaaaaaaaaaaaaaaaaaaaaaattacattctacaattacattttagcaaaaaatTAGCAAATACAagacttaaaacatttttacagtttaaaacatctatatctatctatctatatatatatatatatatatatatatatatatatgcactaaatatatatatatatatgcacatatatatatatatatatatatatatatatatatatatatacatatatatatatatatatatatatatatatatatatatatatatacacatatatatacacacacacacactcagcactCAGAAAAGCCAGTCTTATTAGTGTCAAATCATAAATCCCAGTAGGGTCAGAGTCAAGCGGTTGAACATGGCACACAGTTACGATTTGACGCTTTCAGGAGATCCACACACGAATAGCACGGTTGCATCACACAGTTGAGTTGGCTGGCAGGTTTGGGATGAGACCACTGTGATAGCGGAAGCGAGACAAATTTTTGTCCCATGTGAGAGGCTGGTTTGTACTTGTTCACATTACGTGAGCCTCACTGCACACCTCCACACAGCCAACTGTGTGCATAATTCAGATGAGCTGCCAGACAGATATTAAAACGCATGCTGTCTGCCATGTCCTTAAGTGGAGCTGTTTCTTATCAGATTCATCTGAGAAAACAACTGCCCTGGGCCACAGACATCCTCTGAGTTAAAGTGCTCCATATCTCAGCGTACATGTGACCGTCATAGTTGCTCTGCATCTTCTTTCACTTATTTGATCCTACCGACTAAACGGAAAGATCTAATAAACAAAGATGCTTTTATCTTGGATTCGCAGTGCAGATGAGCCACAAACTCAAGCCTGAATGCTTGCAAATCAATTTGTGTGAGAGTAAGTAATAAACAGGGTGAACATAAAAGAGAGTAGAACAAAACAGGACGTTACAGGTTCAGTAAAAACAAAGTAATAGACCTCTTCctcagttacaaaaaaaaaaaaaagcaacagcaGATTTGCGAAGAAAATGGGTTAGGCAATCCGTGATGACATATCAAATACAGTTTAAGCCTCTACTCCGTTTCATGTGAGATTACTACATTATCTTCACAGGCCTTTAAGAGCACTATTCACTCAAAGCACCCCATTAGTATGTAATGCGAGTTTTTAAATGCTTGGCTTGCAGTCTCCGAGCTCACCGTGTCCCAAACTCAACAATATTGTAATGGTTCATTCCTGCCTACGGAAAATTTGTTTCATTGGCCGATAAATCCAAATTCGCTTGATCTTTTCACATATAAAAAGGTActgtaaaataactcaaaacttCCTCGCTCGCCTAAAACCAGCGTATGCTGAAGCCAATACACCAACACGGGTTGTGGAATGTGCCACTTCAGGACAACACAGCGTGGCTAAACACCACCTCTGCAGAACAAG is drawn from Puntigrus tetrazona isolate hp1 chromosome 7, ASM1883169v1, whole genome shotgun sequence and contains these coding sequences:
- the crtc3 gene encoding CREB-regulated transcription coactivator 3 isoform X5 codes for the protein MSGSPGSSGSNPRKFSEKIALHNQKQAEETRAFEQLMTDLTVSRVQFQKIQQLRLSQNRAQYYGGSLPNVNQIGNASTDFQGTFPSGLDSVRGTRHHGLVERVHRDRNRINSPHRRPIDKHGRQAESSPYGTMYLSPPPDNSWRRTNSDSALHTSAMSPNPQDPFGKNQQMGRGPPQRNASMNEAEVDSAGDVFSFPAVPNEENLLGVNKPLPKQLWEAKKVQSLSSRPKSCEVPGINIFPSPEQNIGLSHYQGTLNTGGSLPDLSNLHFPSPLPTPLDPDEAGYPNLSGGSSTGNLPAAMMHLGIGNSQGLSSSLSNPSIQASLTNSQLHSSLSNPSIHTSLRLSSLSNPPPTGMASSPRRRPAPISPLTLSPGGDQRRSLSKQLSPTMSPSLSPITQGVALDTSSLPMEPPPPYPLYQQTQQPLQQQQPPPQSHPSMQQSSQHPGVQQRATGGQQQQQHHQPVSPLQNVQLDFNSSTHNSMGAFFNDPFMEQQFSGRQSKCSSYQQDQYNMLENVMSSMAGGFDPSSNLYCSQTALMGLGGSHGNLQDHLQMRPNMLYSNCGGGVPNIILTDDSNPSLSKDISSVLSAVPECLDSEGVFPLEDELRIEPLSLDGLSMLSDPDMVLPDPSVEDSFRSDRL
- the crtc3 gene encoding CREB-regulated transcription coactivator 3 isoform X4, with the protein product MSGSPGSSGSNPRKFSEKIALHNQKQAEETRAFEQLMTDLTVSRVQFQKIQQLRLSQNRAQYYGGSLPNVNQIGNASTDFQGTFPSGLDSVRGTRHHGLVERVHRDRNRINSPHRRPIDKHGRQAESSPYGTMYLSPPPDNSWRRTNSDSALHTSAMSPNPQDPFGKNQQMGRGPPQRNASMNEAEVDSAGDVFSFPAVPNEENLLGVNKPLPKQLWEAKKVQSLSSRPKSCEVPGINIFPSPEQNIGLSHYQGTLNTGGSLPDLSNLHFPSPLPTPLDPDEAGYPNLSGGSSTGNLPAAMMHLGIGNSQGLSSSLSNPSIQASLTNSQLHSSLSNPSIHTSLRLSSLSNPPPTGMASSPRRRPAPISPLTLSPGGDQRRSLSKQLSPTMSPSLSPITQGVALDTSSLPMEPPPPYPLYQQTQQPLQQQQPPPQSHPSMQQSSQHPGVQQRATGGQQQQQHHQPVSPLQNVQLDFNSSTHNSMGAFFNDPFMEQQFSGRQSKCSSYQQDQYNMLENVMSSMAGGFDPSSNLYCSQTALMGLGGSHGNLQDHLQMRPNMLYSNCGGGVPNIILTGAEDQTASHYDSNPSLSKDISSVLSAVPECLDSEGVFPLEDELRIEPLSLDGLSMLSDPDMVLPDPSVEDSFRSDRL
- the crtc3 gene encoding CREB-regulated transcription coactivator 3 isoform X2, with the translated sequence MSGSPGSSGSNPRKFSEKIALHNQKQAEETRAFEQLMTDLTVSRVQFQKIQQLRLSQNRAQYYGGSLPNVNQIGNASTDFQGTFPSGLDSVRGTRHHGLVERVHRDRNRINSPHRRPIDKHGRQAESSPYGTMYLSPPPDNSWRREQPPWTEEKRPGFRLISQLNRTNSDSALHTSAMSPNPQDPFGKNQQMGRGPPQRNASMNEAEVDSAGDVFSFPAVPNEENLLGVNKPLPKQLWEAKKVQSLSSRPKSCEVPGINIFPSPEQNIGLSHYQGTLNTGGSLPDLSNLHFPSPLPTPLDPDEAGYPNLSGGSSTGNLPAAMMHLGIGNSQGLSSSLSNPSIQASLTNSQLHSSLSNPSIHTSLRLSSLSNPPPTGMASSPRRRPAPISPLTLSPGGDQRRSLSKQLSPTMSPSLSPITQGVALDTSSLPMEPPPPYPLYQQTQQPLQQQQPPPQSHPSMQQSSQHPGVQQRATGGQQQQQHHQPVSPLQNVQLDFNSSTHNSMGAFFNDPFMEQQFSGRQSKCSSYQDQYNMLENVMSSMAGGFDPSSNLYCSQTALMGLGGSHGNLQDHLQMRPNMLYSNCGGGVPNIILTGAEDQTASHYDSNPSLSKDISSVLSAVPECLDSEGVFPLEDELRIEPLSLDGLSMLSDPDMVLPDPSVEDSFRSDRL